GACATCTGCCCAGTTTTGTTTTGCATATGCTCCACAAAACGGGCAGTTAAAAGCATCCTTATTGTATTCAGGCGGTGTAAAAGGTGTCATGGTAGACCTCCCCAGCCATACTTGGTAATCACTAGACTATCCGACTATACTCATTAGGCAGAATCAACAATATGCCCGGCCCACTCCATCACACATTTTGCAATATCAACAGCCTCATCATACTCTTCTTGAGCAATCTCTGGATTTGCCCCGGGGTATCGAAGCTGAACAGCATATATTGTCAAATCGGCTGCTGCGTCTAGCTCGTCAGGCCAATCAATGCCTTGCTGCTTTATGAGAGTAATCAGCCGGGCAATAACATGTGTCAGTGGGTATTCACATCCAAGATGCACAAGCACTGCTTTCAGGCTCTTTTCGACTGCCTGCTGAGCATGAAAGCAGAGAGTCTGCGGCAAAACCCCTTGAATATTTGCCTCGGACGCGACCGCAAGATCGCTGGCTGCATGCCGGAGCCAATCCTTTGCGCTGCCGGGTTCAATAGGGTTATGCGGCATAGATCTGTCTCCCATCGCGAAGAGCGCTGCGATAAACGAGGCTGACATTCTGACCATAACGATTCAAGTCAGATTCCGTGGTTACTACCAGATCGACTGGGAGATCAAAGCCGATCAGGTTGCGATATATGAGGCGGGCAATCGAGTTTGTGTTTTGGCCTTCCGGGACCACAATGAGGACGTCAAGGTCACTATCCGGTTTCATCTCGCCGCGTGCGCCGGACCCGAACAAAAGTATCCGGATAGGCTGTGTTACAGCAACTATCCTATCAACCAGTTCGCTCAATACTTTGCTCGAAGGCTGCATAATGACCTCGATTTTGGGTGACGATTCGGAAATCGCCACCCGGAAAGTGTAACTATCTAACTATCAAACCATCACACCTTGCAAGCAGCAGGCGCGCCTCTCATCTGCTTGATCTTTTTAGTGAGCAGAGGCAGTATTTCGAGCACGTCGCCTACAAAGCCGTAGTCCGCAATCGAGAAGATCGGGGCATTGGGGTCTTTGTTTATGGCGATGATGGTGTCGGAACTTTTCATGCCGACCTGGTGCTGCACAGCGCCGCTGATCCCGCAGGCAATGTAGACCTTGGGGCAGACAGTCTTGCCCGTCTGGCCGACCTGGTGCGCATACGGTATCCAGCCGGCATCGACTGCCGCGCGGCTTGATCCCACTGCTGCGCCTATCTCATCAGCAAGCTCGCGCAGTATCTGGAAGTTCTCCGGGCAGCCGAGCCCGCGTCCGCCGGAGATGATGATATCGGCGTCCACGAGATTGACCTTCTCGCCCACGCTCTCGATGAAGTCGAGCACCTTGCTTCTGGAGTTGAACAGGTTCGACTTGGGAGCAAGGTTTACTATCTCAGCCTTGCCGGATGTGCGCTTTGCGCTTGTAGGAAAGACTTTGTGCCGGACGGTGCTCATCTGCGGCCTGGTATAAGGGCACAGGATCGTAGCCATGATATTTCCACCGTATGCGGGTCGCGTCTGGTGCAGCAGACCATCTTCGCCGATTTCGAGACCGGTGCAGTCTGCGGTCAGGCCGGTGTATAGATTGATCGCCACGCCGGACATGAAGCTGCGGCCTGTTGTGGTCGCGCCTGCAAGGAAAATCTCGGGCTTTAGCTCGCGGGTTACGTCTGTAAGCACCCGGCAGTAGCGCTCGGCATCGTAGTTTTCAAGCTCGGGAGCTTCATATACGTAGACTTTGTCCACAGGGTAGCTCGCGAGGTCTTCTACGGCCTCTGAAATGTTGTTTCCGAGGATCACTACGGCCAGTTCGGTCTTGCGGGCATCGGCGAGTGTGCGGCCTATATTTATAAGCTCGAAGACAACCGGGGCCACTTTGCCGTCTCGCTGCTCACCGAAGACCCACACTCCCTTATACTTGGAGAGGTCCTCGGTAGCCTGCTTCTCTATATCGATAGAGATGGCTTTAAACCGGCAGGTCGAGACGCACGCGCCGCACATAGTGCAACTTTCTATGGTAATGGTAGCGAGCTTGTCCTTTACCTCTATCGCATTAGTTCCACAGCTCTTCGCACACAGCGAGCAGCCGTTACATTTGGACGCATCAACTGAAATGGACATCTCACACTACCTCCATGC
The Armatimonadota bacterium DNA segment above includes these coding regions:
- a CDS encoding HEPN domain-containing protein, which gives rise to MPHNPIEPGSAKDWLRHAASDLAVASEANIQGVLPQTLCFHAQQAVEKSLKAVLVHLGCEYPLTHVIARLITLIKQQGIDWPDELDAAADLTIYAVQLRYPGANPEIAQEEYDEAVDIAKCVMEWAGHIVDSA
- a CDS encoding nucleotidyltransferase domain-containing protein, with translation MQPSSKVLSELVDRIVAVTQPIRILLFGSGARGEMKPDSDLDVLIVVPEGQNTNSIARLIYRNLIGFDLPVDLVVTTESDLNRYGQNVSLVYRSALRDGRQIYAA
- a CDS encoding electron transfer flavoprotein subunit alpha; protein product: MSISVDASKCNGCSLCAKSCGTNAIEVKDKLATITIESCTMCGACVSTCRFKAISIDIEKQATEDLSKYKGVWVFGEQRDGKVAPVVFELINIGRTLADARKTELAVVILGNNISEAVEDLASYPVDKVYVYEAPELENYDAERYCRVLTDVTRELKPEIFLAGATTTGRSFMSGVAINLYTGLTADCTGLEIGEDGLLHQTRPAYGGNIMATILCPYTRPQMSTVRHKVFPTSAKRTSGKAEIVNLAPKSNLFNSRSKVLDFIESVGEKVNLVDADIIISGGRGLGCPENFQILRELADEIGAAVGSSRAAVDAGWIPYAHQVGQTGKTVCPKVYIACGISGAVQHQVGMKSSDTIIAINKDPNAPIFSIADYGFVGDVLEILPLLTKKIKQMRGAPAACKV